The Penicillium oxalicum strain HP7-1 chromosome IV, whole genome shotgun sequence genome contains a region encoding:
- a CDS encoding putative chloride channel protein, whose product MTSPRPSSTNLRSPSIVDERRILRRLSGLSFASTVDPETAPGARNSQGPTITDEISEIKRYEDFTTIDWVQDAVNEQNARRVKRQSGGGFWDQEGVLGWRRKVRESYDAGQAWLVVTLVGMAIGLNSAVLNIITEWLSDIKLGHCTTAFYLNEQFCCWGAEGGCPEWKHWTSWWLINYVVYFFFAVLFAFVAAILVKSFAPYAAGSGISEIKCIIAGFVMKGFLGGWTLLIKSIALPLAIASGLSVGKEGPSVHFAVCTGNVISRFFHKYKRSASKTREIMTASAAAGVAVAFGSPIGGVLFSLEEMANYFPLKTLWRSYFCALVATSVLAALNPFRTGQLVMFQVSYDRTWHFFELIFFVFIGVFGGLYGAFVIKWNLRVAAFRKKYLSQWPITESLVLAALTAILCYPNMFLKINMTEMMEILFQECEGGHDYDGICESKNRWWTVLSLAIATILRTVLVIISYGCKVPAGIFVPSMAVGASFGRMIGIMVQALYESFPNSSFFASCNPDVPCITPGTYAFLGAGAALSGIMHLTISVTVIMFELTGALTYILPTMIVVGVTKAVGDRFGNGGIADRMIWFNGFPFLDNKEDHVFNVPVSHAMTTDPLTLPAAGFPVREAEHLLNDNKFQGFPIVEDRTSKTLVGYIGRTELRYAIDRARSQGLLSPRARCVFTPEAAEASATRRVSVSRHLRTPDTFEDIQASVGAGVVDFSRYVDHTPLTVHPRLPLETVMEIFKKMGPRVILVERHGRLTGLVTVKDCLKYQFKVEAEEHALATTGAADFASAPLGGHLETAAPEALEDRLWRLILTVAGFVNGSIRPRGPVRLQDSRPRDRAMASESEPGRSDNAVDDGFVELEDRDEQTRTRGR is encoded by the exons ATGACCTCACCACGCCCCTCCTCCACAAATTTGAGGTCGCCATCAATCGTTGACGAGCGCCGTATTTTGCGCAGACTCTCTGGCCTCTCTTTCGCCTCGACTGTCGATCCCGAAACTGCCCCGGGAGCTCGAAACTCGCAAGGGCCCACCATCACGGACGAGATCAGTGAGATCAAGCGCTACGAGGACTTTACGACGATTGACTGGGTGCAGGATGCAGTCAATGAACAGAATGCTCGTCGGGTCAAGCGACAGAGCGGGGGCGGTTTCTGGGACCAAGAAGGTGTCTTGGGCTGGCGACGAAAGGTGCGAGAGTCGTACGACGCCGGGCAGGCCTGGCTTGTGGTAACTCTCGTCGGCATGGCCATCGGGCTCAATTCGGCCGTTCTCAATATCATTACCGAGTGGCTATCCGACATCAAGCTGGGACACTGCACGACGGCGTTTTATTTGAACGAACAGTTCTGTTGCTGGGGGGCCGAAGGAG GCTGCCCGGAATGGAAGCATTGGACGTCTTGGTGGCTGATCAATTATGTTGTCTACTTCTTCTTCGCG GTCCTATTTGCCTTTGTCGCAGCGATCCTAGTCAAGTCTTTTGCTCCATATGCTGCAGGATCCGGCATTTCAGAGATCAAGTGCATTATTGCTGGGTTTGTCATGAAGGGCTTTCTTGGAGGCTGGACACTcctcatcaaatcaatcgCATTACCACTGGCTATTGCCTCTGGTCTCTCGGTAGGAAAGGAGGGCCCGAGCGTGCATTTTGCTGTGTGTACCGGAAATGTCATATCACGCTTTTTCCACAAGTACAAGCGAAGTGCCTCCAAGACGAGAGAAATCATGACCGCATCGGCCGCAGCTGGTGTAGCCGTTGCCTTTGGAAGCCCCATCGGAGGGGTTCTGTTTTCCCTCGAG GAAATGGCAAACTACTTCCCTTTGAAGACTTTATGGCGCAGCTACTTCTGTGCTTTAGTCGCCACCAGTGTTCTTGCT GCCCTCAATCCTTTCAGAACTGGTCAATTGGTCATGTTCCAAGTTTCTTATGATCGCACCTGGCACTTTTTTGAGCTAATATTCTTCGTGTTTATTGGTGTCTTTGGAGGGTTATACGGCGCATTTGTGATCAAATGGAACCTGCGAGTGGCAGCCTTCCGCAAAAAATATCTGTCCCAGTGGCCCATTACCGAGTCACTGGTGCTCGCGGCACTGACGGCCATCTTGTGCTACCCGAACATGTTTTTGAAGATCAACATGACTGAGATGATGGAAATTTTATTCCAAGAATGCGAAGGAGGACATGATTACGATGGCATTTGCGA AAGCAAGAACCGTTGGTGGACGGTGCTCTCACTTGCCATTGCCACGATCCTGCGTACCGTGCTGGTCATCATCTCCTACGGCTGCAAAGTGCCTGCGGGTATTTTTGTTCCATCGATGGCCGTCGGGGCGTCCTTTGGTCGCATGATCGGCATCATGGTGCAAGCGCTCTACGAGTCCTTTCCTAACTCGTCATTTTTCGCATCGTGCAACCCAGACGTACCCTGTATCACTCCCGGCACCTATGCCTTCCTGGGTGCAGGCGCGGCTCTGAGTGGGATCATGCATCTAACCATCTCGGTCACGGTCATCATGTTTGAATTGACCGGCGCCTTGACCTACATTTTACCAACCATG ATCGTTGTCGGTGTGACCAAGGCTGTCGGAGACAGATTTGGAAATGGAGGTATCGCCGATCGAATGATCTGGTTCAATGGGTTTCCATTCCTGGACAATAAAGAAGACCACGTCTTCAACGTGCCTGTGTCGCACGCCATGACGACGGATCCGCTTACTCTGCCCGCGGCCGGCTTCCCCGTGCGGGAAGCAGAGCATTTGCTGAATGACAATAAATTCCAGGGGTTCCCCATAGTGGAGGACCGCACCTCGAAGACCCTGGTCGGCTATATTGGACGTACTGAGCTTCGGTATGCCATCGATCGCGCCCGCAGCCAGGGCTTACTCTCTCCGCGTGCTCGATGTGTTTTCACACCCGAAGCGGCCGAGGCGAGCGCCACCCGCCGTGTCTCCGTCTCCCGACATCTGCGAACTCCTGACACATTCGAGGACATTCAGGCCAGTGTTGGGGCCGGAGTCGTGGACTTTTCGCGGTATGTTGACCATACGCCCTTGACCGTGCATCCGCGTCTTCCGCTCGAGACCGTgatggagatcttcaagaagATGGGGCCCCGAGTGATTCTCGTTGAACGCCATGGCCGTCTGACGGGTCTGGTGACGGTCAAGGATTGCTTGAAGTATCAATTCAAGGTCGAGGCCGAAGAGCATGCGTTGGCGACGACGGGCGCGGCCGACTTTGCATCTGCTCCGCTCGGTGGTCATTTGGAGACTGCTGCCCCGGAGGCGCTGGAAGATCGACTCTGGCGACTGATCCTCACCGTTGCTGGGTTTGTCAACGGATCGATCCGGCCTCGGGGCCCTGTCCGGCTGCAGGATTCCCGTCCTCGCGACAGAGCAATGGCGTCGGAGTCGGAGCCCGGGAGATCGGATAACGCTGTGGATGATGGCTTTGTGGAACTAGAAGACAGAGACGAACAGACTCGGACTCGTGGGCGATAG
- a CDS encoding DNA polymerase epsilon subunit C: MSPKVVPEPEEITGQSALPISRVKKIIQLDEDIAQCSSNATFVIAMATEMFIEYLAEQGHNVVKSERKPRKTVQYKDLATAVSHIDNLEFLSDVIPKTTTYKKFKEKKAKDAAKRTEMEKGQRTLNGNGSGPGRSNGASADPDQIDTTTSPTSVPRTPVVPVSVLIADEPVEPSGRGDPDVEMRD, from the exons ATGTCCCCGAAAGTCGTgcccgagcccgaggagATCACTGGGCAAAGTGCTCTTCCCA TTTCGCGAGTCAAGAAGATCATACAGCTTGATGAAGACATTGCGCAATGCTCCAGCAATGCAACCTTTGTGATTGCCATGGCTACG GAGATGTTTATCGAATATCTCGCAGAACAAGGGCACAATGTTGTCAAGTCAGAAAGGAAGCCCCGAAAGACGGTGCAGTACAAGGACCTAG CCACCGCCGTGTCACATATCGACAACCTTGAATTCCTTTCGGACGTGATTCCCAAAACGACAACCTATAAGAAAttcaaggagaaaaaggccaaggatgCTGCGAAACGCACCGAGATGGAAAAGGGTCAACGAACGTTGAACGGGAATGGCTCTGGACCTGGAAGGTCAAACGGCGCCTCTGCTGATCCTGATCAGATCGATACTACGACTTCCCCGACATCTGTCCCACGCACGCCAGTTGTGCCTGTGAGCGTTCTGATTGCTGACGAGCCGGTTGAGCCGTCTGGCCGAGGTGATCCCGACGTTGAGATGCGGGATTGA
- a CDS encoding Cytochrome b-c1 complex subunit Rieske codes for MSLSSASSTLLRTCARQQLTTSRAAVTSCQQRRGVADAKSSFQSPFASANERGSTLNVPNFSKYQSKSSPRSNQVFSYFMAGTMGLATAVGAKATVQDFLVNMSASADVLAQAKVEIALGSIPEGKNVIIKWRGKPVFIRHRTQDEITEARETKWESLRDPQSDDDRVQRPEWLVMLGVCTHLGCVPIGEAGDYGGWFCPCHGSHYDISGRIRKGPAPLNLEVPQYSFPEDETLIIG; via the exons ATGTCGCTCTCTTCCGCCTCCAGCACTCTGCTGCGCACTTGCGCCCGCCAGCAGCTGACCACCTCCCGCGCCGCCGTCACCTCCTGCCAGCAGCGGAGGGGAGTCGCCGATGCGAAGTCCTCTTTCCAGAGTCCCTTCGCCTCTGCCAACGAGCGTGGCTCGACCCTGAACGTCCCCAACTTCAGCAAATACCAGTCCAAGAGCTCTCCTCGCTCCAACCAGGTCTTCTCCTACTTCATGGCCGGTACTATGGGTCTGGCCACCGCTGTCGGCGCCAAGGCCACTGTTCAGG ACTTCCTCGTCAACATGTCCGCTTCCGCCGATGTCCTCGCCCAGGCCAAGGTCGAGATCGCTCTCGGCTCTATCCCCGAGGGAAAGAAC GTCATTATTAAGTGGCGTGGTAAGCCCGTTTTCATCCGCCACCGCACCCAGGATGAGATTACCGAGGCCCGCGAGACCAAGTGGGAGTCCCTCCGTGATCCCCAGTCCGATGATGACCGTGTGCAACGCCCCGAGTGGTTGGTTATGCTGGGTGTCTGCACCCACTTGGGTTGTGTGCCCATCGGTGAGGCTGGTGACTACGGCGGCTGGTTCTGCCCCTGCCACGGCTCCCACTACGATATCTCCGGCCGTATTCGCAAGGGCCCCGCCCCTCTGAACCTCGAGGTTCCCCAATACAGCTTCCCCGAGGACGAGACCCTCATCATCGGTTAA
- a CDS encoding Sensitive to high expression protein, which produces MAMQSVPLLLRQSLRAHSQIIRAGARSKQSPQVRFRTTPPNVFADRPIARSFSICSQCHFHQLPRSLAPLPDEKDKISDELGRVNEHSAAGIVSDGVPDSNAAAGTPHKSSSEQDSTSSWQAQMKIENEASPEGTAAEQKKQSTPSWSTLSSSAGGLPSYLENRRSQLSKQFTTMMDTMQANVFVAGQRLNDLTGYSAIEVLKKDIETQEDRLREARAQVRRAKENYTSAINNRSTSQREVNELLQRKHAWSPTDLERFTLLYRNDHANELAEAETQEALSRAEREAEEAAASLNKSILSRYHEEQVWSDKIRRMSTWGTWGLMGVNVLLFLIFQIAVEPWRRSRLVKGFEDKVVEALEKEKSLNHIHSAVSLPAGSVTLPEVIDSTVEKSVAAIEAPKDEPAEAPLTPAISPVEPSLTAEATVEPAAESTVEPTPEKSLYTRVAEIPWAPITLQYWRQVIDELFAERIVSLSQRDITVAALQSAAAGAALTSLLLALVRPR; this is translated from the exons CCCTCAAGTCCGATTCCGTACAACACCTCCGAATGTCTTTGCCGACAGGCCGATCGCCCGAAGCTTCTCGATTTGCAGCCAATGTCACTTTCACCAGCTCCCCAGGTCACTCGCCCCGCTTCCGGATGAGAAGGATAAGATCTCAGACGAATTAGGGAGGGTCAATGAGCATTCTGCGGCAGGCATCGTGTCAGACGGCGTGCCAGACTCCAATGCAGCCGCGGGGACCCCTCACAAAAGCTCCTCGGAGCAGGACTCGACCTCGTCATGGCAGGCACAAATGAAGATCGAAAACGAAGCATCACCTGAGGGGACAGCGGCCGAGCAGAAGAAACAGTCTACACCTTCTTGGTCAACTCTAAGCTCTTCAGCCGGCGGGTTGCCGTCTTACCTGGAGAATCGCCGATCTCAATTGTCAAAGCAGTTCACTACGATGATGGATACAATGCAAGCCAATGTCTTTGTCGCAGGACAGCGTCTTAATGATCTGACGGGCTACTCTGCCATCGAGGTGCTCAAGAAGGATATTGAAACTCAAG AAGATCGACTCCGCGAAGCTCGTGCTCAAGTGCGCAGGGCCAAGGAAAACTACACATCTGCAATTAACAATCGGTCTACTTCGCAGCGCGAGGTTAACGAGCTCCTGCAGCGTAAGCACGCCTGGTCCCCGACCGACCTCGAGCGCTTTACGTTATTGTACCGCAATGATCATGCCAACGAGCTCGCTGAAGCGGAGACACAAGAGGCACTCTCCCGTGCAGAGCGAGAGGCAGAAGAAGCTGCCGCTTCGCTGAACAAGAGCATTCTTTCCCGTTACCACGAAGAGCAGGTCTGGTCGGACAAAATTCGCCGGATGAGCACCTGGGGCACCTGGGGTCTCATGGGTGTCAACGTCCTgctctttttgattttccagATTGCCGTGGAACCTTGGCGCCGCAGCCGACTTGTCAAGGGGTTCGAAGACAAGGTCGTCGAGGccctggagaaagagaagagcttGAACCACATCCATAGCGCCGTTTCCTTGCCCGCAGGCTCGGTGACCCTCCCCGAGGTCATTGATTCCACGGTCGAGAAATCTGTCGCGGCCATCGAAGCGCCCAAAGACGAACCTGCCGAGGCTCCTCTCACTCCGGCGATCTCACCAGTTGAACCTTCTCTCACCGCCGAAGCTACCGTTGAACCCGCTGCTGAATCTACGGTTGAGCCTACGCCCGAGAAGTCACTCTACACTCGCGTGGCTGAAATTCCCTGGGCACCAATCACTCTTCAATACTGGCGGCAGGTGATTGATGAACTCTTCGCCGAGCGAATAGTTTCGCTCTCGCAGCGCGATATCACCGTAGCTGCGTTGCAAAGCGCTGCAGCCGGAGCAGCTTTGACCAGTCTGCTTCTGGCCCTGGTGAGACCTCGCTAG